AACTTCTCTTTCGGCGATTCCTGCACTCCGAGGGTATTGTGGACCGTCGGAACCGCGACCGCATCGGAGCCGACCAATCCGTGTGCGAAGAGACAGACATCGTTGGCGTACGTCATCTGCGAGAAGATCATGCTCGGTGATTCGGTCCTGAGATACCTGCGGAGTGCCGGGACAGCGGCACCGATACCGATTCCCGGGATAGACGGGGTCTCCAGATCGATGAGGCGAACGTCGCTTCGCACTTCTTTCTTGAACTCGCCTTCACAAAACGAGACGAGGAGGTCGACGTTGTACTCCTGCTCGGCCAACCCGTTCGCGATTGTCACTGTCACTCGTTCAGCCCCCCCGACTGTTAGGGACGGAACGTAGAACGCCAGCGGTCTCTGCCCTGTCATATCGACATTGTCTCGGTCAGTAGGCTTTTTTTATTATCTTCCTACCCGAGGCGTATCACGTATTTTTGCCGTATCGCACGTCGCGGGACGGTCCGCAAACTGGCTCGGAGACTACGGCAGAATTTGGCGACAAACTCGCCAACGCACAAATTCCGCTCCGGAGCAGATATCTGGTTAGGACTGTGATACCCTAGAAAGCACAGGCTTAACAATAAGTATCGGACAGCAAGCGTCCTGCACAGAATGCGCATCCTACGTGTCGCCCAAGATATCTTTCCAGACAAAGTTGGGGGAGCACCTTATCACATACACGCTCTAAGCCGCGACCAAGCCGAGATGGGACACGATGTGACGGTCCTGACCGTCTCGAACGACCAATCCAAGCCACAGACAGAACAGAGAGCCGGGTACACCCTTGTCCGTCTGTCGCCGCGCATCGAACTGTTCGGTAACGCGCTGTTCGCCGGGACGGTGAAGTACCTCCGCAACGCTCGGGAGTACGACGTGGTACACGCTCACTCACACCTGTTCTTTTCGAGCAACCTCACGGCGGCTTACAGTCGGGTAACCGACATCCCGCTTGCCGTTACGTGTCATGGACTTATGTCTCAACGAGTCCCCGAATGGTTTTCTCGGTTCCATCTCAACACTGTCGGACGGTTCACATACAACGCGGCGGACGTGCTCTTCTCTTACACTGCGCCCGAACGCGAGCGACTTCGGGACCTCGGTGTCTCCTCCGATATCCGCGTCATCCACAACGGGATAGACGTCGACCGATTCACGCCAGTCGGCGCAACGTACGACCGGATAACCGATGCCACTGGTCCGGCAGTCGTTTTTGTCGGTCGTCTGGTCGAAGGGAAACGGCCCCGGGACGTTCTGAAAGCCTTTCAGACGGTACAAAATAATATACCTGAGGCCAAACTGTTTTTTTGCGGTGACGGGCCGCTCCGGGACAAGCTAGAACAGATTGTCGAGCGAGAAAACATGCGCGAGTCGATACGTTTTCTTGAACGGGTTCCGTATCAGGAGATGCCGGCGGTATATCGTGCCGCGGACCTGTTCGTGCTCGCTAGTAGAACAGAGGGGTTCCCACGAAGCGTCATGGAATCGATGGCGTGTGCCACACCCATTCTCAGCACCCGACTGGAACAGACAGAACAGGTAATCGAGCAGGCTGGCCGGACGGTGCCGGTCGGGGACACGACGGCACTAGCTGATGCCATGTCTTCGATGCTCGACGATAGAGCCGCGTTACGAAAGCTCGGCCAAGCAGGCAGGGAGATCGTTATGCGAGAATACGACTGGTCCGAAACGGTAGAACAGACGACACAGACCCTCGGTACTATTTCTACGTCTACGCCCTCCCAGCAACAGGTCGACAGTGGCCAGGCCGAAGAGCAAGTGATACCCGCCGGCTCGAACACGGAGCATGAGCAATGAACCGCTCAGACACGGCACACGAAGCTCCCACGACGGGTACCGACAGCTACGATGGAACCTCCCGCCAATCTCCGGACGAGACCTTACGCGTCTGCTTTCTCATCAACAAACTCGCACCTGATGGCGCACCGACTATCGTCCTGAACCTCGTCGAGCAAACGCGAGACCAACAGTTCGATTTCACGGTCTGTTTCTTCGGCGGTGACGACACGCTCCAGAAAGATTTTGAGGACGCAGGCGCGCGCGTTGTCGACTTTGGAGCGGTCGGGGAGTTCCCGCAGTTCGACCCACGCTCGCTCCCGCGCATGCTCCGTTTCTTCCACCGGGCATCGTTCGACATCCTCCACTGCCACTTGCCGTACTCACAATCGCTCGGACGACTCGTCGGCTCCGTAGCCGACATCGACCAAATCGTGAGCACACAGCACAACGTCCCGGCGAACTATCATCCCATAGAGCGGGTAGCGGAACGTATCACCCGACCGCTCGATTCTCGGACCATTGCCGTCTCAGAGGGCGTTCAGACGGCTTTCACCGGTGAGAGCGAGGTCTTTCACCACGATGCTGGTAGGCAGTGGACCACGATTCCCAACGGGATTGACGCGGACGCCTTCGCTGGCTCCGTGGACGCGGCTGACGGAAGTGTCGTCCGCCAGGAGTGGAACCTTTCGGGCTCTGACCCGCTCTATCTCAACGTGGCCCGATACGAACCCCAGAAGCGACAGGAGACGCTCATCGAGGCGATGGAAGAAGTTGTCGACAGCGTGCCGTCGGCACATCTTCTCATCGTCGGGTGGGGCTCGCTCGAAGCATCGCTCCGAGAGAAGGTCCAGAACGCGGGCTTGTCCCAGGCTGTGACGGTCACCGGACGCGTTCCGGAGATTCACGGGTATTACGCGGCTGCTGATGCCTTCGTCTCTGCATCGGCCTTTGAGGGACTGCCGGTGACTATCCTCGAAGCCATGGCCGCCGAATGCCCAGTTGTTGCCACAGACATTGACGGCGTGAGAGAAGTCGTCCTTGACGGTGAGACCGGACGATTGGTTACACCCGAGGAGCCCACACAGATGGCAGCGGCGATGCGAGCGCTCGCGGACCACACGATCCGGGAGCGCTACGGGGAGAAGGGATACGACCGTGTTCGAAACATGTTCACCGTCGAACAGATGGTCTCTCGCTACACCCGGTTGTATCGCTCTCTCGACAGCCGACAGAGACGGGACAATAACACCGGATAATACGAAAACGATACCTGACTCCGATATGCACGATACTGTCGTCCGCGGCACTGCCAACCCTGTCCGACTCGCGTCGGCGGCCCGTTATGCCGCATTTACTTATTGTTACAAAACCGAACAAGCGGACGTGAACCGTGTCACAGGTAGTAACTTCATCTTTCTCCATCGGCGATGAGTATCGTAAATAATCTCGAACGCCGCCTCGACAACTGGGTCGGGTTTACTGATAGCCATCTGCAAACGACTCTCGCCGTCATTCTATCGGGCCTCCTCCTCGCCGAGTGTTTCCTGTTTCTTCGAATCCAACTGGCAACGGGATACGAAACCTCGATCGTCGAGTCACTCCCGTCGACGTACTGGCTCCTCTTTTATACGATATTAGCCGGTAGCATCGTACTGCTGTTTTTCGCCGGTGCTACCGGCACCACGTTCTGGCGACACGGACTGGCCCTCTTGCTGGCGAACTATCTCATATACATGTTCCTGCCAGTTGCCCGAGGGTACAAGCTATATGGACGCGGTGAGGCTGATAAACTCCGGCATCTCGGGGACGTCCAGGCCATCGTCGAAACCGGGGGACTCCCCGGCATCTGGTATCCCGGCGAACACGTTCTGATGGCGGAACTACACATGCTCGGCCTTCCGCTGACGAGCACCCAATACGGCATCAATTTCGCGTTCACTCTACTACATATCGTGGCCATCGGTGCCGTCGTCCGTCTGTTCAGTCAGCGGCGGGAAAGCATTGCAGCCGGACTAGCGGTCGGCGCGCCGCTCCTGTACACCACGTTCCACCTTTCGGCACATCCTGCCATCTTGTCCTTTATGCTACTCCCGGTTGTTCTGCTCGTACTCGAACGGTACCGCCAGACGAACGAGAAGACGTACCTCTTACTTCTCGTTACGCTGGGTCTCGCGGTCATTTACATGCACCCGATGACGACGCTGTTCATGATCGGGATGATTACGGTGACGGCGGCGTATTCAATCCTGTACCGAGGCATCTTCGATAGCTCAATCAAGACGCTCAGTCTCCGTCTGGGTGCGCTCTTCCTGCCGCTTCAGTTTATCTGGTTACAGGGCTTCCGGCAAACGGAGGTGTCTATGTACAATATGTTCGGACCGGACAAAGGGTCGAGCCCGGCGGCTCAGGAACTGGCGAAAGCCACATCGGTTTCGTTCACTCCGGTGCAGCTAGCCTGGAAATTCGTCGACCTCTACGGTAGCGTGTTCCTTTACTTTTTGACCGCGGGCCTCTTTCTCGTAATCATTCTCGTCGCCTTCCTCCGCAGAAACAACCGCTACGACTGGGGCCTCAGCGCGACCCATTTCATGGCCGGTGTAACACTGGCAGTGCTCTTCTTGCTTCGTGACCTCGTCGTCAAGGGCCACATCCGTCTGTCACGCTACGCTATCCTCTTTGCCGCAGTGGCTATTGGGATGCTCATTCTACACATCTTCGAGCGACAGCGGTCATATCTGATAGTCTTATCCGCGCTCGTAGTGCTTCTCGCGGCTGGATTAGGTGCCCAGGCAGCATACGAACCGAACCGCCATCTCACCCACGCTGAGTACGACGGGACGCAGTATGTGTCGACGAAATATAACCTTGAAGAGCCCGTGTACTCGATGGATACGTCACACAAAATGAAGGAGTTCGTGCTGTCGAGCAACCACGACCGCCTATGGCCGAGAGGCATCACTACGGAGAACAACGTTCCGGATGGGTTGGGTTACACCGGACCAGATGTGAGGGCGGCAGATACGTACGGCAGTGCGTATCTCGTGACGAAGACGTACGACCGCAAACGACACACTGCCTCCCACTACACGCCGGAACAGCAAGAGTTCCTCTTCCGATATGGCGAGTCCCATTTGAATCAGTTAGAACGGGATTCGACGGCGAACAAAGTCTACGTGAATGGCGGGTACACGGCCTGGAGAGTGTCCCCACAAGTGGATGAGGATATCGCGGAATAATCTGGCTCGGCACTCTGCTTTCGGAGCGGTATTACTCGACTATATATCCTAGGTCGGAAAGTTGGTCTCTGATGTCGTCGCTGAACTCGACCTCTTCCCCATCGAGTTTCTGACTGTCGATTTCGCTTAGCCGCCTCTGGAGGCCCGCCTTGAGTTCGTCCCTGCGGTCGGGGTACGACATTGAGACGTCTGACTGTTCGTCGGGGAGTTCGAACAGCACGTCACCTTCCGCACTCTGCTGATATTTGAAGTCGTGGGTCCGGAGCGAACTAAGCGCCGCATCGTCGAAGTACCCGGTATCGAACGACGGGTCATGTTCTTGTATCGCCGAGAGCGGGCCCTGGATGTCAGCGGCACGCTGGCTGAGTGCAGCTGTCCGTCGTTCGTTCCGGAGGTCTATGCCATCGAAATCGGTCGTATCGCCGCCAGCAATCTCGACGAGCGTTCGAACGATGTCGATATGCTGGACGAGTTCGTCCTGTTTATCGGCCACTGAATCGAGCCCGTGTACGACGGCCGGGACGTGAATCAAACCATCGTGAAGGACGAATTTGTGACCGAGCAGGCCACACTCTCCGAGGAGGTCACCGTGGTCGGCGGTCACAACGAAAACGGTGTTCTCGAGGTCGAGCGCCTTCAGATGGTCGAAGAGTTCTCCGATCAGTGAGTCAGAGTACGCTACGAGCGTGTCGTACATCACGTTCAAAGCGTTCCAGTCCGCTTCGCCGAACTCACTGACATTGGCGATTCCTCGGTGAAGGTCGGCGGTGTGTTTGAAGGCCCGCTCGCTCGCTGCTCTTGGCGATTCGACGAGGTCCGACGAGAACCGGTCCTGCCATGCCGGCGGCGGATAGTACGGGAGGTGTGCGCCGTGGTAGTGTGCGGACAGAAAAAACGGTTCCTCCCTTTCGGTTCGGGACGAGACCTGCTTCTTTACGACTTCGTTGACGAAGAAGTCGGGCCGGTGTTTCGTCTTCTCCGTACTGAGGCCGCCTGAATGGGACCGCAAGTTGCTGAGGAAACGGAGCAGTGTACGCGGGCTAACCTCTCTGAATAGGTCGGTCGGATTGATGTGTTTGAACGTTTCGAACCCACGGGAAAGGCCGGTAGATTCGCTGAAGTAATGGTTCGCCGAGACACCAACCGTCTGATACCCTACCTCCTGAAGTCGCTCGGCGACGGTGTTGACGCTCTGTGGCAGCTTGTTCGTACCGTAGCCTGTCCGGTGGTGTTCGGGAAAGGTTCCGGTGTGTATCGATGCTGCCGACGGCAGTGACCAGTTCGCGGCGGCAATGCAACTACTGAAACTGACTCCGCCCGCCTGATTGGCGATACGCTCCATGTTCGGCGTCGTCGCTCGCGCGTGGCCATCTAACGTGGTACGGTCGTATCGAATACTGTCTAGAGTAATCCAGATGATATTAGACGGAGCAGTTGACTCGCTCATTACTGCGTTAGATTCGGCGTTGGCAGTTTGTTAATGACTACGTACACCGGCTGTTCATCGAACGTCTGCGAAGTCCAGCGATTCTTCCGCCGGTGGCCTGCAGACTCTATCGGCCGATAAAACACTGTACGCGAAGTAGCTGAAGATTGGTCAGTTTTAACTCGTATAACTATACCCGTCGGTGAAAAATTGGGTCCCAATGTCACTGAAGCAACGGCCAAACGTGCTGTTGATAGTTCTCGACACAGCACGTGCGCGCACGGTGCTCCCGGGTCTCGAATCCGGACTGATGCCGACGCTGTCACGTATTGCGAGTGACGGAACGACATTCACCGATGCGACGGCCACTGCGCCGTGGACTCTCCCTTCTCATGCCGGGATGTTCACCGGAAAGTACACGTCATCACACGGCGTCCACGCCGGAAACCACATCTTTGACCCGGACTCCGAGCCGCTCGCATCCCGAATCTCCAACGCAGGCTACCGAACGGCGGGCATCTCTGGAAACGTCTGGATAAGTCCGGAGTTCGGCTTCGATGCCGGCTTCGACGAGTTCTCGATGAAGTGGGACCTTTTTTGGGATGCCCCCGAGCTTTCGAGCGTCATCAGCAACCGGAACACGACGGCGACCGGCGACACCATTCTGGATGTGTTTCGGGGGCAGGGCCCGGTCGACCTCCTCAAAGGCACGCTTACTACCGGTTACGCGAAGTTCCTCGCGGAACGTCACGATGATGGGGCACACCACACTACCTCACGAACGGTCGAATGGTTGGAACAGAACGGCACGGAGGACGACCCGTTCTTCTATTTCCTGAACTACGTTGAACCACACCTTCCGTACGAACCGCCCGCGCCCTTTCTCGACGAGTACCTGCCTGACGGTGCCGACCCGTCACGCGTTTCGGACCTCAACCAGGACCCCTGGCAGTACGTCGCCGGCGACCAGGAGCTGACCGATGCGGACGTAGAAATATTCAAAGGCCTGTACGAGGCAGAGCTGGCGTATCTTGATACGCAACTCGAACGGCTCTACGATACACTTGCTGAACAGTGTATTCTCGACGAGACCGCCATCATTCTGGTCGGAGACCACGGGGAGAACATCGGCGAACACGGGCTGATGGACCACCAGTACTGCCTCTACGAGACACTGATTCACGTCCCTCTCGTCATACGATACCCGGAACTGTTTGACGAAGAGGAGGTTTCTGGACCCGTCGAACTCCGGGATCTGTATCCGACCGTTACAGACCTCGCGGGCGCTGAGCAGCCGGCCGATACGGACGTTTCGACACACAGTTTGGTTCCCCGGGACGGCACCGTTCCCGTACGGGACAGAGCAATCGCCGAGTATCTCGTCCCGCAGCCGTCGATGGATTCGCTCCGAGAGGCAGTGGAGTCGTTTGATGAGGCTGCGACGCGGTTCGATCGCCCGCTTCGAGCGATTAAAACAACCGACTGGAAATTCATCGAGGCACCGGACGACACTGAACTGTACGACCGCGATGACGACCCTATCGAATGGATTGACGTCGCATCGATACATCCGGACATCTGTGAGCTCCTCGGGACAGACCTCCGAGACGAACTCGGTCGCCTCGCTCGCGGAACGTCGGACAGCAATACCATCAGCGCGAATAAAAAAGAGCGCCTCGAAGACTTGGGGTACCTACAGTGACACTCGCCCGATTTATCATCCGCATAATAGAAGACTCACAATTACGCCGGACCACGACCTGGCAGCGGACGACACACTCGACCGAGTCTCCTGACACATCAGAAATCATACAATAGATATGAACGAGCCACCCGTCAGCGTTGTCCTCCCGACGTACGACCGCCCAGAAATCCTCCGAAACGCCGTCAAGAGCGTTCAGGAGCAGACGTACCGTCACATCGAACTTGTCGTCGTTGACGACCACTCACCGACCCCGGCGGCGGACACGCTCAGTCCGCTCTCGTTCGACGAACTGACCGTCGAGATAATCAGACACGAGGAAAACAGGGGCGCAAACGAGGCCCGAAACACGGGAATACGTGAATCGACGGGCGAGTACATCGCTTTCCTCGACGATGATGACGACTGGGCCCCGTCAAAAATTGAAAAGCAAGTGGCGGTGTTCCGCGAGGCCAGCCCGGAGGTCGGTGTCGTCTACACGGGTTCCGAGTACGTGTACGACGATTACGTTCGAACGGTCGTCTTCTCGCTGGAAGGGGACGTCACCGAAGAGATGCTCCGCGGTCGCTCCCTCGGCGAATTCACCACCCTAATGGTACGCCGGGATGTCG
The Haloarcula marismortui ATCC 43049 DNA segment above includes these coding regions:
- a CDS encoding glycosyltransferase family 4 protein; translated protein: MRILRVAQDIFPDKVGGAPYHIHALSRDQAEMGHDVTVLTVSNDQSKPQTEQRAGYTLVRLSPRIELFGNALFAGTVKYLRNAREYDVVHAHSHLFFSSNLTAAYSRVTDIPLAVTCHGLMSQRVPEWFSRFHLNTVGRFTYNAADVLFSYTAPERERLRDLGVSSDIRVIHNGIDVDRFTPVGATYDRITDATGPAVVFVGRLVEGKRPRDVLKAFQTVQNNIPEAKLFFCGDGPLRDKLEQIVERENMRESIRFLERVPYQEMPAVYRAADLFVLASRTEGFPRSVMESMACATPILSTRLEQTEQVIEQAGRTVPVGDTTALADAMSSMLDDRAALRKLGQAGREIVMREYDWSETVEQTTQTLGTISTSTPSQQQVDSGQAEEQVIPAGSNTEHEQ
- a CDS encoding glycosyltransferase, with translation MNRSDTAHEAPTTGTDSYDGTSRQSPDETLRVCFLINKLAPDGAPTIVLNLVEQTRDQQFDFTVCFFGGDDTLQKDFEDAGARVVDFGAVGEFPQFDPRSLPRMLRFFHRASFDILHCHLPYSQSLGRLVGSVADIDQIVSTQHNVPANYHPIERVAERITRPLDSRTIAVSEGVQTAFTGESEVFHHDAGRQWTTIPNGIDADAFAGSVDAADGSVVRQEWNLSGSDPLYLNVARYEPQKRQETLIEAMEEVVDSVPSAHLLIVGWGSLEASLREKVQNAGLSQAVTVTGRVPEIHGYYAAADAFVSASAFEGLPVTILEAMAAECPVVATDIDGVREVVLDGETGRLVTPEEPTQMAAAMRALADHTIRERYGEKGYDRVRNMFTVEQMVSRYTRLYRSLDSRQRRDNNTG
- a CDS encoding sulfatase; the encoded protein is MSESTAPSNIIWITLDSIRYDRTTLDGHARATTPNMERIANQAGGVSFSSCIAAANWSLPSAASIHTGTFPEHHRTGYGTNKLPQSVNTVAERLQEVGYQTVGVSANHYFSESTGLSRGFETFKHINPTDLFREVSPRTLLRFLSNLRSHSGGLSTEKTKHRPDFFVNEVVKKQVSSRTEREEPFFLSAHYHGAHLPYYPPPAWQDRFSSDLVESPRAASERAFKHTADLHRGIANVSEFGEADWNALNVMYDTLVAYSDSLIGELFDHLKALDLENTVFVVTADHGDLLGECGLLGHKFVLHDGLIHVPAVVHGLDSVADKQDELVQHIDIVRTLVEIAGGDTTDFDGIDLRNERRTAALSQRAADIQGPLSAIQEHDPSFDTGYFDDAALSSLRTHDFKYQQSAEGDVLFELPDEQSDVSMSYPDRRDELKAGLQRRLSEIDSQKLDGEEVEFSDDIRDQLSDLGYIVE
- a CDS encoding sulfatase-like hydrolase/transferase, with the protein product MSLKQRPNVLLIVLDTARARTVLPGLESGLMPTLSRIASDGTTFTDATATAPWTLPSHAGMFTGKYTSSHGVHAGNHIFDPDSEPLASRISNAGYRTAGISGNVWISPEFGFDAGFDEFSMKWDLFWDAPELSSVISNRNTTATGDTILDVFRGQGPVDLLKGTLTTGYAKFLAERHDDGAHHTTSRTVEWLEQNGTEDDPFFYFLNYVEPHLPYEPPAPFLDEYLPDGADPSRVSDLNQDPWQYVAGDQELTDADVEIFKGLYEAELAYLDTQLERLYDTLAEQCILDETAIILVGDHGENIGEHGLMDHQYCLYETLIHVPLVIRYPELFDEEEVSGPVELRDLYPTVTDLAGAEQPADTDVSTHSLVPRDGTVPVRDRAIAEYLVPQPSMDSLREAVESFDEAATRFDRPLRAIKTTDWKFIEAPDDTELYDRDDDPIEWIDVASIHPDICELLGTDLRDELGRLARGTSDSNTISANKKERLEDLGYLQ
- a CDS encoding glycosyltransferase family 2 protein; translation: MNEPPVSVVLPTYDRPEILRNAVKSVQEQTYRHIELVVVDDHSPTPAADTLSPLSFDELTVEIIRHEENRGANEARNTGIRESTGEYIAFLDDDDDWAPSKIEKQVAVFREASPEVGVVYTGSEYVYDDYVRTVVFSLEGDVTEEMLRGRSLGEFTTLMVRRDVAMAAGLPDTDFPSWQDRDWLLRLSCHCKFKTVPEALTTRRRKTGEDSISDNFEEKRDISYPLFIEKHRDLAAEYGWRCERAFMAATTESLGQEALKNGYYADAKKYFLKALRYHPLDRSRLVYALVAYGGKYTYGAAHTLASLLHRVRTDTIHK